From Streptomyces qinzhouensis, one genomic window encodes:
- the eno gene encoding phosphopyruvate hydratase: protein MLVPSIDVVVAREILDSRGNPTVEVEVGLDDGSTGRAAVPSGASTGAFEALELRDGDPNRYLGKGVEKAVLAVIEQIGPELVGYDATEQRLIDQAMFDLDATPDKSSLGANAILGVSLAVAHAASEASDLPLFRYLGGPNAHLLPVPMMNILNGGSHADSNVDIQEFMIAPIGAESFSEALRWGTEVYHTLKKVLKARGLSTGLGDEGGFAPNLDSNRAALDLILEAIKEAGYTPGQDIALALDVAASEFYKDGAYHFEGKSLSAAELTSYYEELVAAYPLVSIEDPLFEDDWAGWKALTDKLGSKVQIVGDDLFVTNPERLGRGIEEGSANALLVKVNQIGSLTETLDAVELAQRNGFKCMMSHRSGETEDVTIADLAVATNCGQIKTGAPARSERVAKYNQLLRIEEILDDAAVYAGRSAFPRFKG from the coding sequence ATACTCGTGCCGTCCATCGACGTCGTCGTAGCCCGGGAAATCCTCGACTCCCGGGGCAACCCCACGGTCGAGGTCGAGGTCGGCCTCGACGACGGGAGCACCGGCCGCGCCGCCGTGCCCTCCGGTGCCTCCACCGGCGCCTTCGAGGCCCTGGAGCTGCGTGACGGGGACCCGAACCGCTACCTCGGCAAGGGCGTGGAGAAGGCCGTCCTCGCGGTCATCGAGCAGATCGGCCCGGAGCTCGTCGGCTACGACGCCACCGAGCAGCGCCTGATCGACCAGGCGATGTTCGACCTGGACGCCACCCCCGACAAGTCGTCGCTGGGCGCCAACGCCATCCTCGGTGTCTCCCTCGCCGTGGCGCACGCCGCCTCCGAGGCCTCGGACCTGCCGCTCTTCCGCTACCTCGGCGGCCCGAACGCGCACCTGCTGCCCGTTCCGATGATGAACATCCTCAACGGCGGCTCCCACGCGGACTCCAACGTCGACATCCAGGAGTTCATGATCGCCCCGATCGGCGCGGAGTCCTTCTCCGAGGCGCTGCGCTGGGGCACCGAGGTCTACCACACCCTCAAGAAGGTGCTGAAGGCCCGCGGTCTCTCCACCGGCCTCGGCGACGAGGGCGGCTTCGCCCCGAACCTGGACTCCAACCGCGCCGCCCTGGACCTGATCCTGGAGGCCATCAAGGAGGCCGGCTACACCCCCGGCCAGGACATCGCGCTCGCGCTCGACGTCGCCGCCTCCGAGTTCTACAAGGACGGCGCCTACCACTTCGAGGGCAAGTCCCTCTCCGCCGCCGAGCTGACCTCGTACTACGAGGAGCTGGTCGCCGCCTACCCGCTGGTCTCCATCGAGGACCCGCTGTTCGAGGACGACTGGGCGGGCTGGAAGGCCCTCACCGACAAGCTGGGCTCCAAGGTCCAGATCGTCGGCGACGACCTCTTCGTCACCAACCCGGAGCGTCTCGGCCGCGGTATCGAGGAGGGCTCCGCCAACGCCCTGCTGGTCAAGGTCAACCAGATCGGTTCGCTGACCGAGACCCTGGACGCGGTCGAGCTGGCCCAGCGCAACGGCTTCAAGTGCATGATGTCCCACCGCTCCGGTGAGACCGAGGACGTCACCATCGCCGACCTCGCCGTCGCCACCAACTGCGGTCAGATCAAGACCGGCGCCCCGGCCCGCTCCGAGCGCGTCGCCAAGTACAACCAGCTGCTCCGCATCGAGGAGATCCTCGACGACGCCGCCGTCTACGCGGGCCGCAGCGCCTTCCCCCGCTTCAAGGGCTGA
- a CDS encoding transglycosylase family protein — MLFSSKGKHRRPSKAARFAAFAGITTVAVAAPILGASSASAATAAEWDKVAQCESGGNWSINTGNGYYGGLQFSASTWAAYGGTAYASNAHLASKAQQIAVAEKTLAGQGKGAWPKCGVGLSNAAYTGGAAEQAPAQPKQEQEQPKQQAQPAQPKQERADVPTTRSERSQAPAPAKSQAPAKGFEKGDGEYEVKAGDTLSKIAEAEQVEGGWQKLFELNKDIVDDADVIFPGQQLDLS, encoded by the coding sequence ATGCTGTTTTCCAGCAAGGGCAAGCACCGCCGTCCGTCCAAGGCCGCCCGTTTCGCCGCCTTCGCCGGTATCACCACCGTCGCCGTCGCCGCCCCGATCCTGGGCGCGTCCTCCGCCTCCGCCGCCACCGCCGCCGAGTGGGACAAGGTCGCCCAGTGCGAGTCCGGCGGCAACTGGTCCATCAACACCGGCAACGGCTACTACGGCGGCCTTCAGTTCTCCGCCTCCACGTGGGCCGCCTACGGTGGCACCGCCTACGCCTCCAACGCCCACCTGGCGTCCAAGGCCCAGCAGATCGCCGTCGCCGAGAAGACCCTCGCGGGCCAGGGCAAGGGTGCCTGGCCGAAGTGCGGCGTCGGCCTGTCCAACGCCGCGTACACCGGCGGCGCCGCCGAGCAGGCCCCGGCGCAGCCGAAGCAGGAGCAGGAGCAGCCGAAGCAGCAGGCCCAGCCCGCGCAGCCGAAGCAGGAGCGCGCCGACGTCCCGACCACCCGCTCCGAGCGCTCCCAGGCTCCGGCCCCGGCGAAGTCCCAGGCCCCGGCCAAGGGCTTCGAGAAGGGTGACGGCGAGTACGAGGTCAAGGCCGGCGACACGCTGAGCAAGATCGCCGAGGCCGAGCAGGTCGAGGGCGGCTGGCAGAAGCTGTTCGAGCTGAACAAGGACATCGTCGACGACGCCGACGTCATCTTCCCGGGCCAGCAGCTCGACCTGAGCTGA
- a CDS encoding transglycosylase family protein, translating into MLSGNGRHRRPRQAPALVVAAGVTGSAIAIPLLGATSASAADSAAWDRVAECESAGQWTVNNGNGYYGGLQLSEETWTAYGGREYADRPDLASRSQQIAVAEKVLAAEGPKAWPSCGTASGLGTAAGAADPGGADPVPSGPAAGRSADPAKGAGPAEPRKAGEKAPDAAAPPAGAAGKKESPGKPADGVGKHRGAPAAEETAPGTPSGTADTGTGAPKDPGTPPVDAADPSRASGPDRTSRSDTATRSDALNQGDQGGTGTPVKDGTTDGTGEAGQSSGTYTVRSGDNLWSIAEEKKVPGGWPALYEANQKVVGADPDHILPGQSLDLQAK; encoded by the coding sequence ATGCTCTCCGGGAATGGTCGACATCGCCGTCCTCGCCAGGCCCCGGCCCTGGTCGTCGCCGCGGGGGTGACGGGATCCGCGATCGCGATCCCGCTCCTGGGCGCCACCTCGGCATCCGCCGCGGACTCCGCGGCCTGGGACCGGGTCGCGGAGTGCGAGAGCGCCGGGCAGTGGACCGTGAACAACGGCAACGGCTACTACGGCGGACTCCAGCTCTCCGAGGAGACCTGGACGGCGTACGGCGGCCGGGAGTACGCGGACCGGCCCGATCTGGCCAGCCGCTCGCAGCAGATAGCCGTGGCCGAGAAGGTGCTCGCCGCCGAGGGGCCCAAGGCGTGGCCGTCCTGCGGGACCGCCTCGGGCCTCGGGACCGCCGCGGGCGCGGCCGACCCGGGCGGCGCCGACCCGGTGCCGAGCGGCCCGGCCGCCGGACGCTCGGCGGACCCGGCCAAGGGCGCCGGCCCGGCCGAGCCGCGCAAGGCCGGGGAGAAGGCGCCGGACGCCGCCGCCCCGCCCGCCGGAGCGGCGGGGAAGAAGGAGTCGCCGGGCAAGCCCGCCGACGGCGTCGGGAAGCACCGCGGCGCGCCCGCCGCGGAGGAGACCGCCCCCGGGACCCCGTCGGGTACCGCGGACACCGGCACGGGCGCCCCCAAGGACCCCGGCACCCCGCCCGTGGACGCCGCGGACCCGTCCCGCGCCTCCGGCCCCGACCGGACCTCCCGCTCCGACACCGCCACCCGTTCCGACGCCCTGAACCAGGGCGATCAGGGTGGTACGGGCACTCCGGTCAAGGACGGCACCACGGACGGTACGGGCGAAGCCGGGCAGTCTTCCGGTACCTACACGGTCCGCTCCGGCGACAACCTCTGGTCCATCGCCGAGGAGAAGAAGGTCCCCGGCGGCTGGCCGGCGCTCTATGAGGCCAACCAGAAGGTGGTCGGCGCTGATCCCGATCACATCCTGCCTGGCCAGAGCCTTGATCTTCAGGCGAAGTAG
- a CDS encoding cytochrome P450 family protein, translating to MSVNLHTPGGPGPAPELFTWEFATDPYPAYAWLRQHAPVHRTTLPSGVDAWLVTRYADARQALADARLSKNPVHHDEPAHARGKTGIPGERSAGLMTHLLNIDPPDHTRLRRLVAKAFTPRRVAAFEPRVQELTDRLIDGFAARGSADLIHEFAFPLPIYAICDLLGVPPEDQDDLRDWAGMMIRHGGGPRGGVARAVKRIRGYLAELIHRKRENLGAEGADDDLISGLIRASDHGEHLTENEVVAMCFVLLFAGFETTINLVGNGLYALMCHPEQRARLQESLAAGETGPLATAVEELLRYDGPVEMATWRYATETLTIGGQEIAAGDPVLVVLAAADRDPERFDQPEVLDLARRDNQHLGYGHGIHYCLGAPLARLEGQTAIATLLRRLPDLRLAVDHHDLRWRGGLIMRGLRTLPVEFTPAEIDDPSYS from the coding sequence GTGAGCGTCAATCTCCATACACCCGGTGGCCCGGGACCCGCGCCTGAACTCTTCACCTGGGAGTTCGCCACCGACCCCTACCCCGCCTACGCCTGGCTCCGCCAACACGCGCCCGTGCACCGCACCACCCTCCCCAGCGGGGTCGACGCCTGGCTGGTGACCCGGTACGCCGACGCCCGGCAGGCGCTCGCGGACGCCCGGCTGTCGAAGAATCCCGTGCACCACGACGAGCCCGCGCACGCCCGCGGCAAGACCGGGATCCCCGGCGAGCGCAGCGCCGGGCTGATGACGCATCTGCTGAACATCGACCCGCCCGACCACACCCGGCTGCGCCGGCTCGTGGCGAAGGCGTTCACCCCGCGCCGGGTCGCCGCCTTCGAACCGCGCGTGCAGGAGCTGACGGACCGGCTGATCGACGGCTTCGCGGCCCGGGGCAGCGCGGATCTGATCCACGAGTTCGCCTTCCCGCTCCCCATCTACGCGATCTGTGATCTGCTCGGGGTGCCCCCGGAGGACCAGGACGATCTCCGGGACTGGGCGGGCATGATGATCCGTCACGGCGGTGGCCCCCGCGGCGGTGTGGCCCGCGCGGTGAAGCGGATCCGCGGCTATCTCGCCGAGCTGATCCACCGCAAGCGGGAGAACCTCGGCGCCGAGGGCGCCGACGACGATCTGATCTCCGGTCTGATCCGGGCCAGCGACCACGGCGAGCACCTCACCGAGAACGAGGTCGTCGCGATGTGTTTCGTACTCCTCTTCGCGGGGTTCGAGACGACCATCAATCTGGTCGGCAATGGGCTCTACGCCCTGATGTGCCACCCGGAGCAGCGCGCCCGGCTCCAGGAGTCGCTCGCCGCGGGGGAGACCGGACCGCTGGCGACGGCCGTGGAGGAGCTGCTCCGCTACGACGGCCCGGTGGAGATGGCGACCTGGCGGTACGCCACCGAAACGCTGACCATCGGCGGCCAGGAGATCGCGGCGGGCGATCCGGTGCTGGTGGTCCTCGCGGCGGCCGACCGGGACCCGGAGCGGTTCGATCAGCCGGAGGTTCTGGACCTCGCGCGGCGTGACAATCAGCACCTCGGGTACGGGCACGGCATCCACTACTGCCTGGGCGCACCGCTGGCCCGGCTGGAGGGACAGACCGCGATCGCGACTCTGTTGCGCCGCCTTCCCGACCTGCGACTGGCGGTGGATCATCACGATTTGCGGTGGCGCGGCGGCCTGATCATGCGTGGACTGCGCACCCTTCCGGTGGAGTTCACCCCGGCCGAAATTGACGATCCGTCATATTCGTGA
- a CDS encoding nucleoside triphosphate pyrophosphohydrolase has product MTTTTPTADPAGRIVLLTTSHRVAPGLLSWPAWRTLREAGRVLCADPGHPQLPYLRDAGVNVGIADPDARTLVELCAGGTTVVVLVSGEGDRALTDGLARLAGSGRGGMPDLELLPGSYDLPGARLLDVVQIMDRIRDECPWSAVPTHKDLARYAIEEAYELVEAIERDDRDELREELGDVLLQVVFHARIAQEDPDEPFSVDDVAAAIVEKLIHRHPHVFGDEEAATPEDVRRIWLRTKAEEKQRDSVTDGIPLGQPGLALAAKLASRVRTAGLDVPLPRGEGVGYELLALAVAAEGAGADPEAALRAAARAYHAAIRATEQAAPR; this is encoded by the coding sequence GTGACCACCACCACCCCCACCGCCGACCCCGCCGGGCGCATCGTCCTGCTCACCACGAGCCACCGGGTCGCCCCCGGGCTGCTGTCCTGGCCCGCGTGGCGCACCCTGCGGGAGGCCGGCCGGGTGCTGTGCGCCGACCCCGGCCACCCCCAGCTGCCGTATCTGCGCGACGCCGGGGTGAACGTCGGCATCGCCGACCCGGACGCGCGCACACTGGTGGAGCTCTGCGCCGGCGGGACGACCGTCGTCGTCCTCGTCTCCGGCGAGGGCGACCGGGCGCTGACCGACGGCCTCGCCCGGCTCGCCGGATCCGGCCGCGGCGGCATGCCCGACCTGGAGCTGCTCCCCGGCTCGTACGATCTGCCCGGCGCCCGGCTCCTCGACGTCGTCCAGATCATGGACCGGATCCGCGACGAGTGCCCGTGGTCCGCCGTACCGACCCATAAGGACCTCGCCCGGTACGCCATCGAGGAGGCGTACGAACTGGTCGAGGCGATCGAACGCGACGACCGCGACGAACTGCGGGAGGAGCTGGGCGACGTCCTGCTCCAGGTCGTCTTCCATGCGCGGATCGCCCAGGAGGACCCGGACGAGCCGTTCTCCGTCGACGATGTCGCCGCGGCGATCGTGGAGAAGCTGATCCACCGGCATCCGCATGTCTTCGGCGACGAGGAGGCGGCGACCCCGGAGGACGTACGGCGGATCTGGCTGCGCACCAAGGCGGAGGAGAAGCAGCGGGACTCGGTCACCGACGGCATCCCGCTCGGGCAGCCGGGCCTGGCGCTGGCGGCGAAGCTGGCGTCCCGGGTCCGTACCGCCGGTCTGGACGTCCCGCTGCCGAGGGGGGAGGGCGTCGGGTACGAGCTGCTCGCCCTCGCGGTCGCCGCGGAGGGCGCGGGCGCGGACCCGGAGGCGGCGTTGCGGGCGGCGGCCCGCGCGTACCATGCGGCGATCCGCGCCACGGAGCAGGCTGCCCCTCGCTAG
- a CDS encoding SurA N-terminal domain-containing protein, protein MHRRRRTAISVSAVLLAAAPLLTACGSEAHPGAAAVIGGQRVEVSTLQAQVADVRAAQAKAPQGQQMIADTGQLGRAKLFDLIVDKVVKKAAADAGVTVTRKELQQAQAAYAQQAGGEQALAATFLQQRGVAPDQVGGVVEREVLIGKLAESIGAANTPDGQQKLNAVFTAAAKSLDIDVNPRYGTWDNKKLVLGDYRAPWITQLTKPAPPAEATVPTA, encoded by the coding sequence TTGCACCGCCGTCGTCGCACCGCGATCTCCGTCTCCGCCGTACTGCTCGCCGCCGCCCCCCTTCTCACCGCCTGCGGCAGCGAAGCCCACCCGGGCGCCGCCGCCGTCATCGGCGGCCAGCGGGTCGAGGTGTCCACGCTGCAGGCCCAGGTCGCGGACGTCCGCGCCGCCCAGGCGAAGGCGCCCCAGGGGCAGCAGATGATCGCGGACACCGGACAGCTCGGCCGGGCCAAGCTCTTCGACCTGATCGTCGACAAGGTCGTGAAGAAGGCCGCCGCCGACGCGGGTGTCACGGTCACCCGCAAGGAGCTCCAGCAGGCCCAGGCCGCCTACGCCCAGCAGGCGGGCGGCGAGCAGGCCCTCGCCGCGACCTTCCTCCAGCAGCGCGGGGTCGCCCCCGACCAGGTCGGCGGGGTCGTCGAACGCGAGGTGCTGATCGGCAAGCTGGCCGAGTCCATCGGCGCCGCCAACACCCCGGACGGGCAGCAGAAGCTGAACGCGGTCTTCACCGCCGCCGCGAAGTCCCTCGACATCGATGTGAACCCCCGCTACGGGACCTGGGACAACAAGAAGCTGGTACTGGGCGACTACCGGGCGCCGTGGATCACCCAGCTCACCAAGCCGGCGCCGCCCGCCGAGGCCACCGTGCCGACGGCCTGA
- a CDS encoding GtrA family protein has product MTGEKTTIRGQLVRFALVGVVNTGTYYGLYLLLLNVLPYVAAHIVAFVLSMIGSFFLTTYFTYRTRPTWRKFLLFPLSNLTNFVVTTSGVYLLVDVLGFDDRYAPLIAAAAAIPVTFVVSRTIMLRPEPGERDKAQPSEPVGSAERR; this is encoded by the coding sequence GTGACCGGCGAGAAGACGACGATCCGCGGCCAGTTGGTCCGATTCGCCCTCGTGGGTGTGGTCAATACCGGCACCTACTACGGCCTGTACCTGCTGCTGCTGAACGTGCTGCCGTATGTCGCCGCGCACATCGTGGCCTTTGTGCTCAGCATGATCGGCTCGTTCTTCCTCACCACGTACTTCACCTACCGGACCCGGCCGACCTGGCGGAAGTTCCTGCTCTTCCCGCTCTCCAATCTGACCAACTTCGTGGTCACCACCAGCGGCGTCTATCTGCTCGTTGACGTGCTCGGGTTCGACGACCGGTACGCACCGCTGATCGCGGCCGCCGCGGCGATCCCGGTCACCTTCGTGGTCTCCCGCACGATCATGCTCCGCCCGGAGCCGGGCGAGCGCGACAAGGCACAGCCGTCCGAACCGGTGGGTTCAGCGGAACGCCGCTGA
- a CDS encoding serine/threonine-protein kinase, whose amino-acid sequence MNGRVIADRYELSTVIGQGGMGQVWTAYDGRLDRRVAVKLLRPDHMTKGTGADEMRRRFVRECRVTAQVTHPGLVTVHDAGSDGDDLYLVMQYVDGADLADHLAEHEPYPWQWTVSVAAQICAVLAAVHAVPIVHRDLKPRNVMIKPDGTVTVLDLGVASVIDTDTTRLTHTGSPIGSPAYMAPEQAMGGTVGPYTDLYALGVLMHELLSGNVPFAGSTALGVLHRHLYEPPLPVGRVRPDIPEPLEGLVLRLLAKDPQHRPSGAQEVYESLAPLLPRRGNPGGPLDPTRPFLRPHAPWPDRAGAAAAPPPPPRPPTAAPGGRGPDVAAAVDEVKKALGEGSITRAVDILGGILPAAAAEHGERSPVVRILRKQYATTLMDDGQYRRALPELRRLADDRAAEAGPADPQTLQFRHDAAQCLEQLGEAAAAIAEYRAVLPYYENAGDTGRAFDVRQRIGNLLLAVGDHAGARHQLQALLYDTERVHGPYHRLPVELRRVLERQRQFNR is encoded by the coding sequence GTGAACGGACGCGTCATCGCGGACCGCTACGAACTCTCCACCGTCATCGGCCAGGGCGGCATGGGCCAGGTCTGGACCGCCTACGACGGCCGCCTCGACCGCCGGGTCGCGGTCAAGCTCCTCCGCCCCGACCATATGACCAAGGGCACCGGCGCCGACGAGATGCGCCGCCGCTTCGTCCGCGAGTGCCGGGTCACCGCCCAGGTCACCCACCCCGGTCTGGTCACCGTCCACGACGCGGGCAGCGACGGCGACGACCTCTATCTGGTGATGCAGTACGTCGACGGCGCCGACCTCGCCGACCACCTCGCCGAGCACGAGCCGTACCCCTGGCAGTGGACCGTCAGCGTCGCCGCCCAGATCTGCGCCGTGCTCGCCGCCGTCCACGCCGTACCGATCGTCCACCGCGACCTCAAACCGCGGAATGTGATGATCAAGCCCGACGGCACGGTCACCGTCCTCGACCTCGGCGTCGCCTCCGTCATCGACACCGACACCACCCGCCTCACCCACACCGGCTCGCCCATCGGCAGCCCCGCCTACATGGCCCCCGAACAGGCCATGGGCGGCACCGTCGGCCCGTACACCGATCTGTACGCGCTCGGTGTGCTGATGCACGAACTCCTCAGCGGAAACGTCCCCTTCGCGGGCTCCACCGCCCTCGGCGTCCTCCACCGCCATCTCTACGAGCCCCCGCTGCCGGTCGGCCGGGTCCGCCCCGACATCCCCGAACCGCTGGAGGGCCTCGTGCTCCGGCTGCTCGCCAAGGACCCCCAGCACCGGCCGTCCGGAGCGCAGGAGGTGTACGAGTCGCTGGCCCCGCTGCTGCCCCGGCGCGGCAACCCCGGCGGGCCGCTCGACCCCACCCGGCCCTTCCTGCGCCCGCACGCCCCCTGGCCCGACCGCGCCGGGGCCGCCGCGGCACCGCCGCCCCCGCCCCGGCCGCCCACGGCCGCGCCCGGCGGCCGGGGGCCCGATGTGGCCGCCGCCGTCGACGAGGTCAAGAAGGCGCTCGGCGAGGGCAGCATCACCCGCGCCGTGGACATCCTCGGCGGCATCCTCCCGGCCGCCGCCGCCGAACACGGCGAGCGCTCCCCGGTCGTCCGCATCCTGCGCAAGCAGTACGCGACCACGCTGATGGACGACGGCCAGTACCGCCGCGCCCTGCCCGAGCTGCGGCGGCTCGCCGACGACCGGGCCGCCGAGGCGGGGCCCGCCGACCCCCAGACCCTCCAGTTCCGCCATGACGCGGCCCAATGCCTGGAGCAGCTCGGCGAGGCGGCCGCGGCCATCGCCGAGTACCGCGCGGTCCTCCCGTACTACGAGAACGCCGGGGACACCGGCCGGGCCTTCGACGTCCGGCAGCGCATCGGGAACCTGCTGCTCGCCGTCGGCGACCACGCCGGGGCCCGGCACCAGCTCCAGGCGCTGCTCTACGACACCGAGCGGGTCCACGGGCCGTACCACCGGCTCCCCGTCGAGCTGCGCCGGGTCCTCGAACGCCAGCGCCAGTTCAACCGCTGA
- a CDS encoding N-6 DNA methylase, with amino-acid sequence MPESASEVTAAGIARLAGVGRAAVSNWRRRHPDFPKPVGGTETSPAFALADVERWLRDQGKLAEVPLRERVWQQLADHPATAAADLTGAGIALLLVRDRSAVWRDLVSGDDPRMAELLPIAVEQLLAQRFGDDRLETLTPALRGGRTLAPAAMPFLRSVGELAAELGPRQTYEFLLGRFLDANIRQYTPTPPGPAALMAAIAAPPDTARGATVLDPAAGTGTLLRAVERPAALLAQDSDPALTALTALRLALHRDPSVTVAARAGDTLRADAFPDTHADAVLCHPPFNERNWGHDELGYDPRWEYGFPARTESELAWVQHALARLRPGGTAVLLMPPAAASRRSGRRIRAGLLRRGALRAVIALPAGAAPPYGIPLHLWVLRRPEPGRLPPAELLVVDTVEIGGAGGGRDRVDWQAVHNAVLDIWQPFDEHGSGGGSADRAGISRAVPVIELLDDDVDLAPARHVPPAATGGDADELERVRERLSDTLRLTGELTPAPAAPTHPAPWPSTTVGELARAGALTIRAGAGSAVPGGGHPGRTPQGGRGTVLTEHDVLAGTPPTGVLPDTTDDEPVRIQAGDIVVPVLGGASVVRVVDETAAGAVLGRNLQLLRPAPEALDSWFLAGFLRGTANTRQASSYASTATRLDVRRLQLPRVPLADQRRYGERFRALAAFEDALRLAGRLGEQLVQGLYDGLTDGTVEPERGP; translated from the coding sequence GTGCCCGAGAGCGCAAGCGAAGTCACCGCGGCCGGAATCGCCCGGCTCGCGGGGGTGGGACGGGCCGCCGTCAGCAACTGGCGCCGCCGCCACCCCGATTTCCCCAAGCCGGTGGGCGGCACCGAGACCAGCCCCGCCTTCGCGCTCGCCGACGTCGAACGCTGGCTGCGCGACCAGGGAAAACTCGCCGAAGTCCCGCTCCGCGAACGGGTCTGGCAGCAGTTGGCCGACCATCCCGCGACCGCCGCCGCCGATCTCACCGGCGCGGGCATCGCCCTCCTCCTGGTCCGCGACCGGTCCGCCGTCTGGCGGGACCTGGTCTCCGGCGACGACCCGCGGATGGCCGAGCTGCTGCCCATCGCCGTGGAACAGCTCCTGGCCCAGCGCTTCGGCGACGACCGGCTCGAAACGCTCACCCCGGCCCTGCGCGGCGGCCGGACACTCGCCCCCGCCGCCATGCCCTTCCTGCGCTCCGTCGGTGAACTCGCCGCCGAGCTCGGGCCGCGCCAGACGTACGAGTTCCTCCTCGGCCGCTTCCTCGACGCCAACATCCGCCAGTACACGCCGACCCCGCCGGGCCCCGCCGCCCTGATGGCCGCCATCGCCGCGCCCCCCGACACCGCCCGCGGCGCGACCGTGCTCGACCCGGCCGCCGGGACCGGCACCCTGCTGCGCGCCGTGGAGCGCCCCGCCGCCCTGCTCGCCCAGGACAGCGACCCCGCCCTCACCGCGCTGACCGCGCTCCGGCTGGCCCTGCACCGCGACCCCTCGGTGACCGTCGCGGCGCGCGCCGGGGACACCCTGCGCGCCGACGCCTTCCCCGACACCCACGCCGACGCCGTGCTCTGCCATCCGCCGTTCAACGAGCGCAACTGGGGCCACGACGAGCTGGGCTACGACCCCCGCTGGGAGTACGGCTTCCCGGCCCGTACCGAATCCGAACTGGCCTGGGTCCAGCACGCGCTCGCCCGGCTGCGACCCGGCGGCACCGCCGTTCTCCTGATGCCGCCCGCCGCCGCCTCCCGCCGCTCCGGCCGCCGGATCCGCGCCGGACTGCTGCGCCGGGGCGCCCTGCGAGCCGTCATCGCCCTGCCCGCGGGCGCCGCCCCGCCGTACGGCATCCCGCTCCACCTCTGGGTGCTGCGCAGGCCCGAACCCGGCCGGCTGCCCCCCGCGGAACTCCTCGTCGTCGACACCGTCGAGATCGGCGGCGCCGGCGGCGGCCGTGACCGGGTCGACTGGCAGGCCGTGCACAACGCGGTCCTCGATATCTGGCAGCCCTTCGACGAGCACGGCAGCGGCGGCGGCAGCGCCGACCGGGCCGGAATCAGCCGCGCCGTCCCCGTCATCGAACTCCTCGACGACGATGTCGACCTGGCCCCCGCCCGCCATGTGCCGCCCGCCGCCACCGGCGGCGACGCCGACGAGCTGGAGCGGGTACGGGAACGGCTCAGCGACACCCTGCGCCTCACCGGCGAGCTGACCCCGGCGCCCGCCGCCCCCACCCACCCGGCGCCCTGGCCCTCCACCACCGTCGGCGAACTGGCCCGCGCGGGCGCCCTCACCATCCGCGCCGGAGCCGGCTCCGCCGTACCCGGCGGCGGCCACCCCGGCCGCACCCCGCAGGGCGGCCGGGGCACCGTCCTCACCGAACACGACGTGCTCGCCGGGACCCCGCCCACCGGCGTCCTGCCCGACACCACCGACGACGAGCCCGTCCGTATCCAGGCCGGAGACATCGTCGTCCCGGTACTCGGCGGCGCCTCCGTCGTCCGGGTCGTCGACGAGACCGCCGCCGGTGCCGTCCTCGGCCGCAACCTCCAGCTGCTGCGCCCCGCACCGGAAGCCCTGGACTCCTGGTTCCTCGCCGGGTTCCTCCGCGGTACCGCCAACACCCGGCAGGCCAGCAGCTACGCCTCCACCGCGACCCGGCTCGACGTACGCCGGCTGCAACTGCCCCGGGTCCCCCTCGCCGACCAGCGCCGCTACGGCGAACGGTTCCGCGCGCTGGCCGCGTTCGAGGACGCGCTGCGGCTCGCCGGCCGGCTCGGCGAACAACTCGTCCAGGGCCTGTACGACGGACTCACCGACGGCACGGTCGAACCGGAACGCGGGCCATGA